In Danaus plexippus chromosome 17, MEX_DaPlex, whole genome shotgun sequence, one DNA window encodes the following:
- the LOC116771172 gene encoding uncharacterized protein LOC116771172, whose product MDTKRFITLIWFFITIRNGLSIRCYECNSANNSMCLDPSSYDKESLHKYLQTTNCERSSLLTQDVDKKNLFCRKITQTILYKGHEPEVRVTRGCGWVKHRKDCYKADNEDHLETVCQCFSDDCNAGTPLTFSLLTTLSALYVGEIV is encoded by the exons ATGGACACCAAACGTTTTATAACTCTTATAtggttttttataactataagaaACG GTCTGTCGATTCGTTGCTACGAATGTAACAGCGCAAACAACTCGATGTGCTTGGACCCTTCATCATACGATAAAGAGAGCCTTCACAAGTATCTTCAAACCACCAACTGCGAGAGAAGCTCGCTCCTGACGCAGGATGTTGACAAAAAGAATCTGTTCTGCCGGAAGATTACACAGACAA TTCTTTACAAAGGTCATGAACCCGAGGTGCGGGTCACTCGGGGTTGCGGCTGGGTCAAACATCGCAAAGACTGCTACAAAGCTGACAACGAGGACCACCTGGAAACTGTGTGCCAATGTTTCTCAGACGACTGCAACGCCGGAACACCACTGACATTCAGTTTATTAACAACGTTATCCGCTTTATATGTTGgcgaaattgtttaa
- the LOC116771170 gene encoding uncharacterized protein LOC116771170 → MSAPDDTLAEFFPKYNPPIRPRKHTCVGLGMEVIKRLKVLEKDFPGISKSMMLVSCDENIQDLVDYTTSSPGPQGFLIETEKDHVMVAIHVRIGGRAGVFLSDLGYHISRVVTVMADRCYPHTGWFTQSDEPHCRKEYNYQINTLNSHYIEWHERETRGESVKERLSLIYTGKAYLSAVAVTEKRNLVWDLRSLLARNPKGHLTAGIYFPLKRKEQQFTMFFDGHSGKQRKKLTFDTFLERQKIPDEVVDEVEQCNDQLRLKDGELLCILKRLATIMADEEYMTELLDINNKITELSAGN, encoded by the exons ATGTCAGCCCCTGATGATACCCTCGCAGAATTCTTCCCTAAATACAACCCACCGATCCGTCCCAGGAAGCACACTTGTGTAGGTCTGGGAATGGAGGTCATAAAGCGTTTGAAAGTTCTTGAGAAGGATTTCCCCGGGATCTCGAAATCTATGATGCTAGTGTCGTGTGACGAGAACATCCAAGACCTCGTGGATTACACCACATCCAGCCCTGGACCTCAAGGATTCCTTATAGAAACTGAGAAGGATCACGTGATGGTGGCCATTCATGTAAGAATCGGGGGTAGAGCTGGTGTCTTCCTGTCTGACCTGGGTTACCACATCTCCCGTGTAGTGACAGTCATGGCTGATAGATGCTACCCACACACAG GTTGGTTCACTCAATCAGACGAACCACACTGCCGCAAGGAGTACAACTATCAGATAAACACACTCAACTCACACTACATAGAGTGGCATGAGCGGGAGACTAGAGGAGAGAGTGTCAAAGAAAGGCTCTCCCTCATATACACGGGGAAGGCATACCTGAGTGCTGTAGCTGTCACCGAGAAGAGAAATCTGGTGTGGGATTTGAG GAGTCTCTTGGCTCGTAACCCTAAAGGTCACCTCACTGCCGGCATCTACTTCCCTTTGAAGCGTAAGGAGCAGCAATTCACCATGTTCTTTGATGGTCACAGCGGCAAACAAAGGAAGAAACTCACCTTTGATACATTCTTAGAACGACAGAAG ATCCCTGATGAAGTAGTGGATGAAGTGGAGCAATGTAACGATCAGCTGAGGTTGAAGGACGGGGAACTGCTGTGTATCCTGAAACGACTAGCGACCATCATGGCTGACGAGGAGTACATGACAGAACTGTTGGACATCAACAACAAGATTACAGAACTATCAGCTGGGAACTAA